From a single Hymenobacter sp. YIM 151500-1 genomic region:
- a CDS encoding RNA polymerase sigma factor — translation MNSPQLAEVLTNLRVGDQSFLITFYEQNRDLFARWARRRHRLEAAPAYELLRTVLLEFYDQVADGRLTKLPPNLRAYVYGMADEQMRADRTTEVLPVAEAGRRQRLRGLFSQLGADCQQVLMYFYFRGYNFEKVAGKMGFANANVARMQKSGCLRKLYELQWRTESGEALQ, via the coding sequence ATGAATTCTCCGCAGCTTGCCGAGGTCCTGACCAACTTGCGCGTCGGTGACCAGTCGTTTCTGATAACGTTTTATGAGCAGAACCGCGACCTGTTTGCGCGGTGGGCACGGCGGCGGCACCGGCTGGAGGCAGCCCCGGCCTACGAGCTGCTGCGCACCGTGCTGCTGGAGTTCTACGACCAAGTAGCCGACGGGCGCCTGACCAAGCTGCCGCCCAACCTGCGGGCCTACGTGTATGGCATGGCCGACGAGCAAATGCGCGCCGACCGTACCACCGAGGTGCTGCCCGTGGCTGAGGCCGGCCGCCGCCAGCGCCTGCGGGGGCTGTTCAGCCAGCTCGGCGCCGACTGCCAGCAGGTGCTGATGTACTTCTACTTCCGGGGGTACAACTTCGAGAAGGTGGCCGGCAAGATGGGCTTTGCCAATGCCAACGTGGCGCGCATGCAAAAGTCAGGCTGCCTGCGCAAACTCTACGAGCTACAGTGGCGCACCGAGTCCGGCGAGGCCCTCCAGTAG
- the tatC gene encoding twin-arginine translocase subunit TatC, giving the protein MNTPQPSLGDQQEMSFIDHLEVLRWHIIRAAIAVVVFTLAAFLAKDFLFHDLILGPSRADFWTYRMFNQVGEWLGAPGLRMDRPTFDLQNRQMSGQLTMHISTSFVVGLSLAFPYTFWEIWRFIKPGLYPHERANSRGAVFFVSVLFVLGLLFGYFIAAPLSINFLASYQLDPTIENQIDLQSYISTLTTMSLSCALVFELPMIVFFLAKAGLVTPEIMRVYRKHAIVVILILAAIITPPDVTAQIIVTIPVILLYELSITIARVVGRNNTARLNAQLAENNHVA; this is encoded by the coding sequence TTGAACACCCCTCAACCTTCGCTGGGCGACCAGCAGGAAATGTCGTTTATCGACCACCTGGAGGTGTTGCGCTGGCACATCATCCGGGCCGCTATTGCGGTGGTCGTTTTTACCTTGGCCGCGTTTCTGGCCAAGGATTTCCTGTTTCACGACCTGATTCTGGGTCCGTCGCGGGCTGATTTCTGGACCTACCGCATGTTCAACCAGGTGGGCGAGTGGCTGGGGGCGCCGGGCCTGCGCATGGACCGCCCCACCTTCGACCTGCAAAACCGGCAGATGAGCGGGCAGCTGACCATGCACATCAGCACCTCGTTTGTGGTGGGACTGTCCTTGGCGTTTCCGTACACGTTCTGGGAAATCTGGCGCTTTATTAAGCCGGGGCTGTACCCGCACGAGCGGGCCAACTCGCGCGGGGCGGTGTTCTTCGTGTCGGTGCTGTTTGTGCTGGGCCTGCTGTTCGGCTATTTCATTGCCGCGCCCCTGAGCATCAACTTTCTGGCTTCCTACCAGCTCGACCCCACCATCGAAAATCAGATTGACTTGCAGAGCTATATCAGCACGCTGACTACCATGTCGTTGTCGTGCGCGCTGGTGTTTGAGCTGCCCATGATTGTGTTCTTTCTGGCCAAAGCCGGCCTGGTGACGCCCGAAATCATGCGCGTGTACCGTAAGCACGCCATTGTAGTCATTCTGATTCTGGCCGCCATCATCACCCCGCCCGACGTAACGGCCCAGATTATCGTCACCATCCCCGTCATTCTGCTCTACGAGCTAAGCATTACCATTGCCCGCGTAGTAGGCCGCAACAACACGGCCCGCCTCAACGCCCAACTCGCTGAAAACAACCACGTAGCCTAG
- the glyA gene encoding serine hydroxymethyltransferase, which produces METQALPLTLDTAVFDLIQKEKERQTHGIELIASENYVSEQVMRAQGSILTNKYAEGLPGKRYYGGCEIVDQIEQLAIDRAKELFGAEWVNVQPHSGAQANAAVMLAVLQPGDKILGFDLAHGGHLTHGSPVNFSGKLYRPSFYGVEPETGLIDWDKVKETARREQPKLIICGASAYSRDWNYQALREAADEVGALLLADISHPSGLIAKGLLNNPFDHCHIVTTTTHKTLRGPRGGLILMGKDFENPFGLKTPKGEIRMMSSLLDSAVFPGTQGGPLEHVIGAKAVAFGEALTDTYTEYVQQVIRNAQALAGAFVARGYQIISGGTDNHLMLIDLRSKGLTGKLAENTLVKADITINKNMVPFDDKSPFVTSGMRIGSAAVTTRGLREADMVRIVEFIDEALTHNADDARLARVRGQVNDWMQQYPLFS; this is translated from the coding sequence ATGGAAACGCAAGCCCTACCCCTGACGCTAGACACCGCCGTTTTTGACCTTATTCAGAAGGAAAAGGAGCGGCAAACCCACGGTATTGAACTCATTGCTTCGGAGAACTACGTGTCGGAGCAGGTGATGCGGGCCCAGGGCTCCATCCTCACCAACAAGTACGCCGAAGGCCTGCCCGGCAAGCGCTACTACGGGGGCTGCGAAATCGTGGACCAGATTGAGCAGCTGGCCATTGACCGGGCCAAAGAGCTGTTTGGGGCCGAATGGGTAAACGTGCAGCCTCACTCCGGCGCCCAGGCCAACGCGGCCGTGATGCTGGCCGTGCTTCAGCCCGGCGACAAAATTCTGGGCTTCGACCTGGCCCACGGCGGCCACCTCACGCACGGCTCGCCGGTCAACTTCTCGGGCAAGCTCTACCGGCCCAGCTTCTACGGCGTGGAGCCCGAAACCGGCCTCATCGACTGGGACAAGGTAAAAGAAACGGCCCGCCGCGAGCAGCCCAAGCTCATCATCTGCGGGGCCTCGGCCTATTCGCGCGACTGGAACTACCAGGCCCTGCGCGAAGCTGCCGACGAGGTGGGCGCCCTGCTGCTGGCCGACATCTCGCACCCCTCCGGCCTCATTGCCAAAGGCCTGCTGAACAACCCGTTCGACCATTGCCACATCGTGACGACGACCACGCACAAAACCCTGCGGGGCCCGCGCGGCGGCCTGATCTTGATGGGCAAGGACTTTGAGAATCCCTTCGGGCTGAAGACGCCGAAAGGCGAAATCCGGATGATGAGCAGCCTGCTCGACTCGGCTGTGTTTCCGGGCACTCAGGGCGGGCCGCTGGAGCACGTGATTGGGGCCAAGGCTGTGGCCTTCGGCGAAGCCCTAACCGACACCTACACCGAGTATGTGCAGCAGGTGATTCGCAACGCCCAGGCCCTGGCCGGGGCTTTCGTGGCGCGCGGCTACCAGATCATCTCGGGCGGCACCGACAACCACCTCATGCTCATCGACCTGCGCAGCAAAGGCCTCACGGGCAAGCTGGCCGAAAACACCTTGGTCAAAGCCGATATCACTATCAACAAAAACATGGTGCCCTTCGATGACAAGTCGCCCTTCGTGACCAGCGGCATGCGCATCGGCTCGGCGGCCGTGACTACGCGCGGCCTGCGGGAAGCCGACATGGTGCGCATCGTGGAGTTTATCGACGAGGCCCTGACCCATAACGCCGACGATGCCCGCCTGGCCCGCGTGCGAGGCCAGGTAAACGACTGGATGCAGCAATACCCGCTGTTTTCATAA
- a CDS encoding tetratricopeptide repeat protein — translation MTPLPAFDLRPYLEELERFADGQMTAAEQTAFEQRMEQDAQLRRAYEAFAQLMADLRWVAGHETLRQRLESVDLHLDQRQAALTRIKRRQRQTQRRWGLLVALGALAVLALWLVLRPATTTPDGAWSRYYVPDAGLPAAAVQESRRPLLAEAMRHYREGHYAPALHALRRVPTSNLGQDTLLYYSGIFLLSQDDKEQTQAAQPLLRRVATQPESELARKARYHLGMAYWRNQQLTAARNTLRAVAADARNPYQQAAQELLRSGALPRD, via the coding sequence ATGACGCCGCTGCCCGCTTTCGACCTGCGCCCCTACCTGGAAGAGCTGGAACGCTTTGCCGACGGCCAGATGACGGCTGCCGAGCAGACGGCATTTGAGCAGCGCATGGAGCAGGACGCCCAGCTGCGCCGGGCCTACGAAGCCTTTGCCCAGCTCATGGCCGACCTGCGCTGGGTGGCCGGGCACGAAACCCTGCGCCAGCGCCTCGAATCCGTCGACCTGCACCTCGACCAGCGGCAGGCTGCCCTCACCCGCATCAAGCGGCGCCAGCGCCAAACCCAGCGGCGCTGGGGGCTGCTGGTGGCACTGGGGGCCCTGGCCGTGCTGGCCCTGTGGCTGGTGCTGCGCCCCGCCACCACCACCCCGGATGGCGCCTGGAGCCGCTACTACGTGCCCGATGCCGGCCTGCCCGCCGCGGCCGTGCAAGAGTCGCGGCGGCCGTTGCTGGCCGAGGCCATGCGCCACTACCGCGAGGGGCACTACGCCCCGGCCCTGCACGCCCTGCGCCGGGTGCCCACCAGCAACTTGGGCCAGGACACGCTGCTCTACTACAGCGGCATCTTCCTGCTCAGCCAAGACGATAAAGAGCAAACCCAGGCCGCGCAGCCCCTGCTGCGGCGCGTGGCTACGCAGCCCGAATCGGAGCTGGCCCGCAAGGCCCGCTACCACCTAGGCATGGCCTACTGGCGCAATCAGCAGCTGACGGCGGCCCGCAACACCCTCCGGGCCGTAGCCGCCGATGCCCGCAACCCCTACCAGCAGGCCGCCCAGGAGCTGCTGCGCTCCGGCGCCCTACCCCGAGACTAA